The nucleotide sequence ATATTGTACATTTGATGCTGCATCAATAATCGGAGCATATACAACAGAAAACCAAAATTCCCTATCATTAATAACAATATGTTCGTTGCGTTGAATGTTTTCTCCGCTCATTAACAGCGACCAGAAATTTGTATATTCTTCTTCGTTTTCTGCCTGAATAAAATCTTTGTGATTTGAGCCTACGATACCTGATTCTGATACCCCGAGAAGTTCAAGTAAAGCTCTGTTTACTGAAGTAATCGTGCCGCCTGTGTTAATATCAATAACAAATGACGATGTATCAATTGCCGAAAGAATTCCTGTCATTTCTGCAGCTCTTCCGGATGCATCCTCCTGAACTTGCTGCAGTTCTTCATAATTTTGTCTCATTTCTTCTTCTTGAACTTTCATAAGTTCGGTTTGTCTTTGAGACTGTTCAAAAAGTCGGGCAGTTCTTTGATTTATTTTTGTAATAGAAAGAGACGAGGCTATGTTTTCGGATAAAGTTTCAACAAAATCAATTTCATGTTTATTTAACTTATTGAATGATGCCAGCTCAATTACACCGACAACGTCTTCCTCAACAATCATTGGGACTATTAATAAACTTCGCGGTTTTGACTCTCCCAGCCCGGATGTTATTGTTATGTATGTTTCCGGAATTTCTGTCATGTAAACGGTTTCTTTTTCAACAGCAACAGTTCCGACTAAACCCTCACCCGGGAAAATTGTTTTTTGTTTCTTTTTTTCTTGTCCGTATGCATAAGCTGCTGTTAACTCTAAGTGTTTTTCATCTTCATCATCTGAAAAAACAAACATCCCGCCCTGATTTGCATTAATAAATTTCACTAAATTTGAAATTATTGCTGTTGACATTTCTTTAATATTTCCCTGTGTTTGCCTTAAAATATCGTTGAACCTCGTTAGTCCGACATTTGTCCATGTTCTTATTTCGTCTTCTTGTTTTCTTTTTTCTTCTTCCGTACGAGAAATAATTAAGTTGTGCCTCATTTCTATTAATGCGTTTCCTAATGTGTCGCTTTCACTTAAAGGTCTGAATTCTACATCGTATTCTCCTTGTCCGATAGAAATAGCAAATCTTGTTGTTTTTTTCAGCCCTTCTACAAGGTCGCTGATTCCTTCTGAGATATTGCTAATTTCATTTTTTCCTTCGAGGCGAGGTTTTTCTTCCGGCAGAACTCCTAAACTAAGGGGTTTTATATATTCTCTTAAGCGGTTAAGAGGCAATACAATTGAGTTTGAAAATCGCCAAAACAGTATAAAGAACAATAAAGATATTGCTGTAAAGAAAAAGTATATGTTCCGTTTGGATTTTTTTTCTGTTTTTATTTTGTTTTGTGTAACGATTTGAACAAGATCATCTAAAGGTTTAAATTTTAAATTCCTTAAATCTCCTTCAAGGCCCTCCCTGTATGTTATTCCAAGCTCTTTGTTTATTTTTGTTAATGCCGTAAAATTCTTTTTAAAGGCAGACAAGGAGGCTTGAAACTTATTTTGTGAATTTGGTGTTTCCTGTTCTTCTAAAATTGTATCGTTATTTTGAGGCAGAAAAATAAGTTTTTCATATTCTTTAAGAAAAATCGTATAATATTTCTCCTCATTTGTATATAGATAATTGTCAGAATATTCAATCATTTTTAATATTCTGTTTTTATTTGAAGGGCTTGCGTATTTATATGTTTTTTCTCCTGATGATTTTAAATCTCCTGTGATTCCTGTTGTATATGAACCTTTTTTATATATTTTTTCTGTTAAATCATTAAATGTAATAAGATAATTTTGGTGTATAATTTTAATTTCATTTAGTAAATCAACGAGCTTTAATTCTTTTGAAATAGGGTCTTTTGACAAATCAACTATTAACTCCGTAATAGCCGAAGATGTTTTTTTTAATTTCTTTATATATGTATTTTCTCCTGTAATAAAGAAGTTTGGGTCTTCACTGTGCCTTACAAGAAAATGTTGTTCAAACCTTCTCATATTTATATAGTGAATTTTAAGTTGGTCTATGTTTTCGTTGTATCTGTTATAGTTATTGACCTTATTAAACGTATATAAAAAAAACAGGATAATAAAAAGAATTAAAGAAACAACAGATATTATAATAAAATTAAACCGAGACCTGATACTAAAGTTTTGAAAAATATTCATTTGAAAATTATAATTAAAACTTATCTAAAGATTTAGTTGATTTGAACAAAGGTAAGAAAAAAAGTAAAAATTTATGAAATCTTTTTACTTTCTTACCTTTCGGATTAATAAAAGTTGCTAATTTCGTGAATATTATGCTTTATCCCTTAAAATTTAAACCGATATTTAAAGAAAAAGTTTGGGGCGGAAACAGGCTCCAAACAGTTTTAAACAAAAACATTACTTCCGGCAAAACTGGTGAAAGTTGGGAGATTTCAGGCTTGAGGAATAATGTTTCTGTTGTTTCGGAAGGAAAATACTCAGGAAAAAGTATTCAAGAACTTATAGATAAACATAAATCCAATTTTTTGGGAAAAAAGATTTACGAAAAATTCGGTAATGTTTTTCCCTTGCTTATAAAATTTATTGATGCTTTCGATGACTTATCCGTACAAGTTCATCCCGACGATAAATTTGCAGAACAACAACATAATGAAACCGGTAAAAACGAGATGTGGTATATATTAGACACAATGCCGAACTCTGAGCTTATATTGGGAGTAAAAAAAACAGTTACAAAAGATGAATATATTAAAATTACAAAAGAGAAAATTTTTTCTGATTTGTTAAATTCTGTTACTGTTAATGCCGGGGATGCTTTTTATATTCCGGCAGGCAGAATACATGCAATTATGAAAGGAGTCTTGTTGGCAGAAATTCAACAAAGTTCGGATTTAACCTATCGAATTTATGATTGGGACAGAAAAGGTTTAAGCGGGAAATACAGAGATTTACACAATGAACTTGCAGCAGAAGTTGTAGAACTTCAAGCTAAAAAAAACTATTTTCTTGAATATAAAAAAAACGATGCTTTTGCACAACTAACATCCTGTGAGCAGTTTACTGTTAACCGCTTGAAATTACTTACCCCGCAGATTAAAAACTATTCGAGCAAAGGCAGTTTTGTTGTTTTAATGTGTGTTTCCGGAACACTGTCTGTAATACACAAAAACATAAAATATTTTATCAGAAAAGGGGAAACGATTTTAATCCCTGCAATTATTTTAGCTGAAACGGAACTTGTCTCTGAAAAAAAGGCAGAGGTCTTAGAAATTTATATATAACGCCACAAAATTACATGCCAAAAAAAATCAAAGCCTCGTTTTTTAATTTTTCAATTGCAATTTCAACCGGTTTTTTTTCAAAATCATTATAAGTTTCAATTAATGCACGCGTAAAATCGCCGGCCCCGGCACCTTTTTCCATTTTCGTTGCGGTTAAGTTTACAAGTCTTGAAACTTGCTCTTTTGCATTTACAATTGTTTGCCAAGATTCATCTGTAATATAAAGCTGTTGAGAAAGGTTGTGGTTAAACTCCTTTCTTACAGTTCCCAGCATTAATATTTGCATTTGAATCGCAGTAATATTAGGTTTTTGCAACCTTAAAGCCATTGCATCAGGCTTAATTCTTTCAAGTAAAAGAATAATTCTTTCGTATGCCTGTAGCCTCACAGGTGTTATTAACTTATTGTTTGACCGAATTGTTTCAAACCTATTTTTATTTTTTTCTTTATCCGAAAAATGTTTTAAAATCAAAAGAACGGCAATTAACAATACTATTAACGGCAGAATATATTTTGCAATTTCTAAAAGGTCGTTCATTATCTTTTTATTTTTGTTTTGAAAAAATTAATATTTAAAACACAAATTTAGATATTTTATTTTAGGAATAGTTAAATAATTACAACATAACAAACAGACAGTTATATATTATTTTTAAAATTAACAAAAAACAGTTATTTTCGTTGCAAAATTATTACTAATTCAAAACATTATCAACATGAAAGAAGTATATATTATATCTGCGGTCAGAACACCAATAGGAAGTTTCGGCGGAGCACTGGCAAGTGTTTCGGCAACCCGGTTAGGAGCAACCGCAATTAAGGGTGCTATAAAAAAAGCCGGAATTGATGTCAAAATTATTGATGAGGTTTTTATGGGGAATGTAATTTCAGCAAATCTCGGACAAGCACCTGCACGCCAAGCAGCTTTATATGCCGGCATCTCAAATAGTGTGCCTTGTACGACTATCAAT is from Bacteroidales bacterium and encodes:
- a CDS encoding PAS domain S-box protein; translation: MRRFEQHFLVRHSEDPNFFITGENTYIKKLKKTSSAITELIVDLSKDPISKELKLVDLLNEIKIIHQNYLITFNDLTEKIYKKGSYTTGITGDLKSSGEKTYKYASPSNKNRILKMIEYSDNYLYTNEEKYYTIFLKEYEKLIFLPQNNDTILEEQETPNSQNKFQASLSAFKKNFTALTKINKELGITYREGLEGDLRNLKFKPLDDLVQIVTQNKIKTEKKSKRNIYFFFTAISLLFFILFWRFSNSIVLPLNRLREYIKPLSLGVLPEEKPRLEGKNEISNISEGISDLVEGLKKTTRFAISIGQGEYDVEFRPLSESDTLGNALIEMRHNLIISRTEEEKRKQEDEIRTWTNVGLTRFNDILRQTQGNIKEMSTAIISNLVKFINANQGGMFVFSDDEDEKHLELTAAYAYGQEKKKQKTIFPGEGLVGTVAVEKETVYMTEIPETYITITSGLGESKPRSLLIVPMIVEEDVVGVIELASFNKLNKHEIDFVETLSENIASSLSITKINQRTARLFEQSQRQTELMKVQEEEMRQNYEELQQVQEDASGRAAEMTGILSAIDTSSFVIDINTGGTITSVNRALLELLGVSESGIVGSNHKDFIQAENEEEYTNFWSLLMSGENIQRNEHIVINDREFWFSVVYAPIIDAASNVQYILTIATDVSESKKLEIELKEQEQKLRQNIDEINKAHKEAERKQHILENTNEMLKANEMTLQSAVETAMKQRKELARKIEEIAKEEALISSRLEGINQTNLTFEIDLDGNIHSVNKIFEYIFKFTKKEIINTKIANLFNEQFIRSKKYAPLWEDLKSGKHVSGTFNFTGKNKQKIFLQGTFTVIKDQTRKTKNIFFVGFDTTDLVLKTEELKARETELFFQIQDMQVLQDQSAKQQEDIMVKALEIAEKEAMSESRFEGVKKTNIIAEFDKKGIILSVNDLFCKIFGYKQSEIISKNHEIIISKEFASSEQYKEAWDKLLKGEHISGEFPFIGKGNKKLFIQGTFTAIKNASGKTASILLIGFDNTELIRRTEELRARETELEFQLEELKQLQEKLKK
- a CDS encoding class I mannose-6-phosphate isomerase, translated to MLYPLKFKPIFKEKVWGGNRLQTVLNKNITSGKTGESWEISGLRNNVSVVSEGKYSGKSIQELIDKHKSNFLGKKIYEKFGNVFPLLIKFIDAFDDLSVQVHPDDKFAEQQHNETGKNEMWYILDTMPNSELILGVKKTVTKDEYIKITKEKIFSDLLNSVTVNAGDAFYIPAGRIHAIMKGVLLAEIQQSSDLTYRIYDWDRKGLSGKYRDLHNELAAEVVELQAKKNYFLEYKKNDAFAQLTSCEQFTVNRLKLLTPQIKNYSSKGSFVVLMCVSGTLSVIHKNIKYFIRKGETILIPAIILAETELVSEKKAEVLEIYI